The genome window CCAGTCTTTTTTAAGCAGGTAGCGCAGAAAGAAAAACAGTGCGGCAGCAGCCAGGAATTCATAAATCGGGGTTGGGTGCAGAGGTGTGTCATTCGGTACTAACCCATTCGGAAATCCGGCGGCAATATCTGAACCGGCAAACATATCAACCGGTTTTACAATCCCGTTCTCGTAATTGGTACCCCAGGGAAGCGTGGTCGGTATACCATAATCCCCGTCACCTGCAAGATGACAGCCGATTCTCCCGATTCCATACGCAAGCGCAAGTGCAGGGGCTGTTATATCTGCAACATAAAAAAAATTGATACGTGTTTTTCTGGTATAAATAAAAATTGCAATGGTTGCAAGTATCAGACCGCCATAAAAAGTAAGCCCTCCCGGAGAAAAAGCCATCTCAATAGGGTCTTTGATAAACGCATGCCAGTTCTCAATCAGGTGGAGCAGTTTGCTTCCGATAATACCAAATATAATCGCAATCAGGGTAACTTCAGTTGCATATGCCTTATCCAGTCCCCGTTTTTCATAATCGTAATTAAGGACAAGATTAGCCGTTATGAAGGCAATGCCCAGCATGAGTCCGTAACTGTAAACCGTAAAGGGACCAATACTGAATAATTCAGGTAACATAGAAGGGGAACTCCTCAGCCAAAAGTAAATTGTGAAATATCCGTCTCAAACTGACAGAAAATTCTGTCAGTTCCCTGGTTGCCGGAACTGGTTGAACGGATTTCAATTGTTTTGTTATATATATTAAACGCAACCTGGGCACTGTTCACAGTGCCATCCTGTTTGACAATGTTTACGGTAAAATCACCGAATAAATCCTCGAATCGCAGAAAAGAAACCGCAGAATATGAGTTTGTGTAGTAGCTGTTATTAGTACTGAGACCAAGCAGGCTAATGGTAATCTGGTCTTTTTGCTTTTTCACTTTGGTGGTGATTGAATAATTCAGCTGTGAAAACAGCCGGAACGTGCTCAGTTCTACTATATAATACTGTTTGCCCGTCAGTTTATCAAAGCTGAAGTAAAAGCGAATGAGATATTCAAGATTCGTTTTGCCAAGCCGCTTCCTGTCCTCAATCAGAGTGGATTTCCTGACTTCCGGGTCATCCTGCGGCTTTTTTGACTTAACCGCTGCTTTTGATTTGAGCTTTTTCTTCTCTTCAACAACTGCTGATTTAGCCATGCAGATTCTTGGTAATAAAGTTAACGATTTGATTCAAGGCT of Ignavibacteriales bacterium contains these proteins:
- the lgt gene encoding prolipoprotein diacylglyceryl transferase; this translates as MLPELFSIGPFTVYSYGLMLGIAFITANLVLNYDYEKRGLDKAYATEVTLIAIIFGIIGSKLLHLIENWHAFIKDPIEMAFSPGGLTFYGGLILATIAIFIYTRKTRINFFYVADITAPALALAYGIGRIGCHLAGDGDYGIPTTLPWGTNYENGIVKPVDMFAGSDIAAGFPNGLVPNDTPLHPTPIYEFLAAAALFFFLRYLLKKDWRTGQIFGIYLIFSGLFRFLVEFIRLNPRLVFGLSEAQLISIGLMLSGAALFVMMKTAPSLNSLNDQYKTAASKKPKAKKGK